Genomic window (Bacteroidales bacterium):
GGATATTTTAGAAATAAATCTTGAAAAAGCTGTTGAAGTTCTCAGCAAAGCTAAACATATAACAGCCTTTACGGGTGCCGGCATCTCTGTTGAAAGCGGAATACCCTCATACAGAGGCGAAGGCGGATTATGGACAAAATACGACACAAAAGTCCTTGAATTGAACTATTTTTATAATAATCCGAAAGAGGCATGGGAAACTATCAGAAAAATTTTCTATGAATATTTCGGTAATGCAAAACCTAATGCTGCCCATTTTGCTCTTGCAGAAATGGAAAAAAAAGCTCAGCTAAAAGCAATTATTACACAAAATATTGACAACTTACATTTTGAGGCCGGAAGTAAAACTGTTTTTGAATTTCACGGGAACTCAAAAGTAATGCTTTGTACAAAATGTTCAAAAAAGTACAAAGCAGAACAAATAAATTTAGAAAAACTTCCGCCAAAATGTAGTGTTTGCGAAGCTTTATTAAAACCTGATTTTATTTTCTTCGGAGAGGGAATTCCGCAAGATGCATATAAAAATTCTTTTGCCGAAGCTGAAAAAGCAGATGTGTTTCTTTTAATAGGAACAACAGGCTTAGTGCAACCTGCAGCATCAATTCCTGTTAAAGCAAAACAAAACGGTGCAACAATTATTGAAATAAATCCGGAAAGAACTGCTTTTACGGAAGAAATAACAGACATCTTCTTACCCGGAAAAGCAGGAGAAGTTATGAATAAACTCAGAGAATTGATTTTTGAAAAATAGCTTTTATGTTCATTTGTTTTTTTATTGATCGGATTAAAAATGCAAAAACATCCTATAATAAGATTGATTGAAGAAGGTGAACACCAAAAGTTAGACTTTAAATTTGCCGTAAACGATTCCAAAAAAATTGCTCGCTCTCTGTCGGCTTTTGCAAATACCGACGGAGGGAAATTATTGATAGGAGTAAAAGATAACGGAAAAATTGCAGGAGTAAAAAGCGAAGAAGAATATTACATGATTGAAGCTGCATCTGAATTATACACACAACCAAAAGTAGAATTTGAAACCGTTAAGCATTCAATAGAAGGGAAACAGGTTTTGGAAGTGATAATTAATAAAAGTAATATCAGACCTCATAGTGCTCCGGATGAAAAAGGTAGAATGAAAGCCTTTGTGCGAGTAAATGACCAAAACTTGTTAGCTAACGGTTTATTACTAAAAGTGTGGGAGCAAGAAAAAAACGAGGCAGGCGTAAAAATTCATTATAATGAGGCAGAAAAGTATATTTTAAAATATTTAACTGAAAATGATTACGTTACTTTTTCAAAATTCATAAAACTTGCTGAAATTGAAAAAGCTTATGCTGAAAAAATTCTGATTGATTTTATACTTTTAGATATTATTGAGATTGCTATTTCTGAAAGTTTAATCTGTTACAGGTTGAAAGATTAAACTTTAAGACTCTAAATTTAAAGTTTCAAAGCTTATTGTAACATTTTAGTTTTAACATAATCCATTAATAAATCAATATCGGTTTGTTCCGAACCGTGTTTCAATAACATTTCTTTATCTTCTTTGATACTGTTTTCAAATGTTTTTAAATCTTTCATTTTAATTGCCTTTAAATACATTTCAACAGCTTTCATCTTATCGCCTTTACAAAATAAAACATGACCAAAATTAATATAATCAAAAACGGTCGGTTTATTCTCCAACAATTTACTATAGTATTTCACAGAAATATCAAACTTTCCTAAAACAAAAGAGCACCAAGCTATCGGTCGCTTAACCATAAGATTATCAGGCTCATAATATTCCACTTTAAAATATTTTTTCAATGCTTCTTCGTGGTTTTCCATCGATAAATAACAATGCCCGATATTTGCTTGGATATGTAAATTATTATCTTCTTCTTTTTCTGCTTTTTGATAATATTTTAATGCTTCTTCATAATTACGATTTTTACGGTAACAAAAGGCTATCTTTTTTGTAAGCCATAAAGATGCTTCTCCGAATAATTCAGCTTTTTTATAATGTTCAGATGCTTTATCGTAATTTTTTAATTTTTGCCAGGCAAACCCGAGTTTTTCAAAATTCTTTTGAGCAGCTTTTCCTTTTAGTTTTAATTTAGAAAGTGCGTCAATTGCTTCGTTATAAAATCCTTTTTTAAAATAAAGTTCCGAAATTATTTTCAGAGTCTTGTTATCTTTAATTATCGTATCAAAAAGTAAAGTATTATAAATATCAAAACTTGAATCAAAAAAATCATCAAACTCTTTGTGTAAAGGGTGCAGTTTAAAAAAACGATATAAATCTTGAATATATCTTGTGAAAATTTGTTTGTCTTTCTTTCCTTTGTTCAGTAACTCGTCATCATCACTTATTTCTTTCATTTGCTGCATCTCTGTTTTAAACAATTCTACGATCATACTTCTTTGAGCTTTCGGCATCATTTGAACATTCATGCAAAACGAATATTTATCAGAATTGCACATAAAAGCGGAACGTTCCAAACCTTTTGCAAAAGCTTCTGCATCAAAGTTTTCGTCAAAATCTGAAAATGCGTTTTTTACTTCTTCGTTTTCGGCATAAAACGGCATAAACCAATTTGCCGGTTGCTTGAAAAAAGGGAAGTTTTTAAACATTGCAAACGCACTCATAAAAACATCGGAACCTTCTAATTGCATTTTTGAAAAGTCTGCCATTTTCCCGAGTAATTCGGGAGCATCATCAAAAAGTTCTTCCCAGTCAGGGTTTTTATCTTCTATTAAGTTATCGGAAAGAATATCGTCTAAATTCAGTTTTTCTTCAATTTTCGGTCTGAACTTCTGCATCTCAGGAATAATTTCATCTCTTAATTTTTTTGAAA
Coding sequences:
- a CDS encoding NAD-dependent deacylase, encoding MLDILEINLEKAVEVLSKAKHITAFTGAGISVESGIPSYRGEGGLWTKYDTKVLELNYFYNNPKEAWETIRKIFYEYFGNAKPNAAHFALAEMEKKAQLKAIITQNIDNLHFEAGSKTVFEFHGNSKVMLCTKCSKKYKAEQINLEKLPPKCSVCEALLKPDFIFFGEGIPQDAYKNSFAEAEKADVFLLIGTTGLVQPAASIPVKAKQNGATIIEINPERTAFTEEITDIFLPGKAGEVMNKLRELIFEK
- a CDS encoding ATP-binding protein, which encodes MQKHPIIRLIEEGEHQKLDFKFAVNDSKKIARSLSAFANTDGGKLLIGVKDNGKIAGVKSEEEYYMIEAASELYTQPKVEFETVKHSIEGKQVLEVIINKSNIRPHSAPDEKGRMKAFVRVNDQNLLANGLLLKVWEQEKNEAGVKIHYNEAEKYILKYLTENDYVTFSKFIKLAEIEKAYAEKILIDFILLDIIEIAISESLICYRLKD
- a CDS encoding tetratricopeptide repeat protein: MLYKKFRTIYKKICNYITEKKLADAFLLIEENISRTNNLELIHNFEKQKETYGYLLEYTFKGIDDPQKPAIYKRIQTVLEETAEQLNDYYFLNDTNNRLSAEKRVLNVDIIKNKTTVESEINQLLSIKKGAENNERKSALYKLFFFIWLSNGITDNDLDSLRKLSRSKKILFHEKSIIVSALTISLIRRFDEKKLISLFDFYDADENAVWNRALVGIVISFYVYNKRMYLHDDLIKKLKQIKKDDGIEKHIEDIILQFIRTKETEKISKKLRDEIIPEMQKFRPKIEEKLNLDDILSDNLIEDKNPDWEELFDDAPELLGKMADFSKMQLEGSDVFMSAFAMFKNFPFFKQPANWFMPFYAENEEVKNAFSDFDENFDAEAFAKGLERSAFMCNSDKYSFCMNVQMMPKAQRSMIVELFKTEMQQMKEISDDDELLNKGKKDKQIFTRYIQDLYRFFKLHPLHKEFDDFFDSSFDIYNTLLFDTIIKDNKTLKIISELYFKKGFYNEAIDALSKLKLKGKAAQKNFEKLGFAWQKLKNYDKASEHYKKAELFGEASLWLTKKIAFCYRKNRNYEEALKYYQKAEKEEDNNLHIQANIGHCYLSMENHEEALKKYFKVEYYEPDNLMVKRPIAWCSFVLGKFDISVKYYSKLLENKPTVFDYINFGHVLFCKGDKMKAVEMYLKAIKMKDLKTFENSIKEDKEMLLKHGSEQTDIDLLMDYVKTKMLQ